A stretch of the Vigna radiata var. radiata cultivar VC1973A chromosome 7, Vradiata_ver6, whole genome shotgun sequence genome encodes the following:
- the LOC106767461 gene encoding L-ascorbate oxidase homolog — protein MGRISSLVIGLMACLMAASVRGEDPYIFYTWNVTYGTVAPLGVEQQGILINGLFPGPEINCSSNNNIVVNVFNFLDEPLLFTWHGIQQRKNSWQDGTLGAQCPILPGTNYTYHFQVKDQIGSYFYYPSIGMHRAVGGFGGLRIYSRLLIPVPYADPADEFWVLIGDWYGKTHQTLRQFLDSGRSIGRPSGVHINGKNGGLEPAYTMEPGKTYKYRICNVGIKDALNFRIQGHPLKLVEMEGSHVVQNIYDSLDVHVGQCFSVLVTADKEPKDYYMVASTRFTKKTLVATRIIRYSNGVIPASPELPLAPEGWAWSLNQFRSFRWNLTASAARPNPQGSYHYGQINITRTIKLVNTLSRSGGKLRYGLNGVSHLDSETPLKLAEYYGVSDKVFQYNLISDDPVSLIGDLTLAPNVINANFRDFIEIIFENPTKVPQTYNLDGYSFFAVAIEPGKWSPEKRKNYNLLDAVSRHTIQVFPKSWAAIMLTFDNAGMWNLRSELGENRYLGQQLYVSVLSPNRSLRDEYNLPDTQLLCGIVKDMPKPPPYSS, from the coding sequence atgggtCGGATATCAAGTTTAGTGATTGGTTTGATGGCATGCCTGATGGCAGCATCAGTTCGTGGGGAAGACCCTTACATCTTCTACACCTGGAACGTTACCTACGGCACTGTTGCACCATTGGGTGTGGAACAACAAGGCATCCTCATCAACGGCCTGTTCCCAGGGCCAGAAATAAACtgcagcagcaacaacaacattgTCGTCAATGTCTTTAACTTCCTCGACGAGCCCCTCCTCTTCACCTGGCACGGTATCCAACAGAGGAAGAACTCATGGCAAGATGGCACCTTGGGAGCCCAATGCCCCATCCTCCCAGGTACCAACTATACCTACCACTTCCAAGTTAAGGACCAGATCGGCAGCTACTTCTACTACCCCTCCATCGGCATGCACCGCGCCGTCGGAGGCTTCGGTGGTTTGAGGATCTACAGCCGCTTGTTGATCCCAGTTCCCTATGCTGACCCCGCCGACGAGTTCTGGGTCCTCATCGGTGACTGGTACGGCAAGACACACCAAACCCTCAGGCAATTCTTGGACAGTGGCCGTAGCATTGGCAGGCCCAGCGGAGTCCATATCAACGGCAAGAACGGTGGCCTTGAGCCCGCTTACACCATGGAGCCTGGCAAGACTTACAAATACAGAATCTGCAACGTGGGGATCAAGGATGCCCTCAACTTCAGAATCCAAGGTCATCCCTTGAAGCTCGTTGAGATGGAAGGCTCACACGTTGTTCAGAACATCTACGACTCCCTCGACGTTCACGTTGGACAGTGCTTCTCTGTCCTCGTAACCGCCGACAAGGAGCCCAAGGACTACTACATGGTCGCCTCCACTCGCTTTACCAAGAAGACCCTCGTCGCCACCCGCATCATCCGTTACTCCAACGGTGTCATCCCCGCCTCCCCTGAGCTTCCCCTAGCACCCGAAGGCTGGGCTTGGTCTCTCAATCAGTTCCGCTCCTTCCGTTGGAACCTAACCGCCAGCGCCGCCAGGCCCAACCCTCAGGGCTCTTATCACTACGGCCAGATCAATATCACTCGTACCATCAAGCTCGTTAACACCCTCAGCAGGTCCGGTGGAAAACTCCGCTACGGACTCAATGGTGTCTCCCACCTTGACAGTGAAACCCCACTCAAACTCGCTGAGTACTACGGTGTAAGCGACAAGGTTTTCCAGTACAACCTCATCTCCGACGACCCCGTTTCCCTCATCGGCGACCTCACCCTTGCTCCTAACGTCATCAACGCCAACTTCCGTGACTTCATCGAAATCATCTTCGAGAACCCCACAAAGGTTCCCCAGACTTACAACTTGGATGGCTACTCTTTCTTTGCCGTCGCCATTGAGCCAGGGAAGTGGTCACCGGAGAAGAGGAAGAACTACAACCTTCTGGATGCTGTGAGCAGACACACCATTCAGGTCTTCCCCAAGTCATGGGCTGCTATAATGTTGACATTCGACAATGCTGGTATGTGGAACTTGAGGTCGGAGCTTGGCGAGAATCGTTACCTGGGACAACAGTTGTACGTGAGCGTTTTGTCTCCAAACAGGTCCCTAAGGGATGAATACAACCTTCCAGATACTCAGCTTCTTTGCGGCATAGTCAAGGATATGCCTAAGCCACCACCTTACTCTTCCTAA